The DNA segment CTGTTCCCGAAAAGTGATCCTGCTTCCCGCTCCCAGATAAACAGCAGAGCTGTCTGGCAACACCACCCTTGAGCGTTGTCCGCGGGGATTCTGAATCTCACGCATAGCGATCTGCTCCACTACCGGAGTTTTTTTAAATTGGAGCATTCCATAAGTACCCAGGCCAAGGAAGATGACGGCTAAAACCGCAGCGTAGCGTAAATAGGTTCTCTGTTTTATAACGCGGACTATATTCTCGTTTTCTTCATTTTGATGAAAACGCTGCGCCTCTTCCCCTTCCAGTTTTTTATAAAACTGTTGCAGCTTTTCCTGCAGGTGTGGCTGATCTGTATTTTCTTCTGCTTCCAGCCCTGTCCAGCTTTCCGACAGCAGCTCGTCAAAAATTTGTTGTGTACCTGGAACCAACATCAATCTCTTTACTTCCTTCATCTCTTCGGGCGTACAATTGTGATTGAGGTATTTTCTAATCAGGGTTTTATCTTTATGCTCTGGCTCCATTCTTATTGTCCTTCATGATGTAAAACACAATTATCAGAGGACACCACCTATGCAGGATAAAAAAAATAACATTTATTCTTATATGGAAAGTAGCGTTGGGCAAAGCCGATGGGAATCAGTTATTCCACGTTTAAGGCAAAGACAGAAGGGGCCGACCTGCCCCTCTAATTACTTATTTGAAAAATGGAGACGTAGAAGCCAACTAACCCAGCAATAAGCTGATCAACAGGATCAGCGTAAAGTCGGCGTGTTCCTTCAATTGTTTGCGAAAAAAATTCAAAGAAGCAACCATGTAGTTTTCTACCGTGTTAACAGATAGATCAAGATTTCTGGCAATCTCTGAATAGGTCATGTTCTCTTCTCTGCTCATTTCATAAACCTTTCTGCGCTGGGGGCTCAACTGGTTTAACTTCTGGCGGTAAACTTGTTCCAGTTCTTTGCTGTCCAGTTCATGATCGGCAGATCTCGACGTATGATTTGAATCTTCGGAGATCAATTCCAGGGACACGGTATTTAATATCTTTTTGCGGTAATGGTTATAGATGGCATTCTTTACAGAACGATAGAGGTAGGCTTTAAGGTTATCCTCGATGGATACTGCTCCTTTAGTTTTCCAGAGGCCAAGCATGACATCCATCGTAAGCTCTTCAGCAATCTCTGCTTCTTTTACGTTTTTTAAAGCATAGCCATAAAGCGGGTCATAATAACGCTTAAAAAGAACATTATAGGCGGAAGTATTCCCCTGACTATATTTTTCCAATAAAATTTTATCCCCTAGTGATGTAATTGATTCTGACATGCTTGTATCAAAGAAACTCTTTGACGCAAAAATAGGAGCTGAAATCCGTGGGTATATTAAGGGAACATTAACTTATAAAGAAGTGCTCGTAACAACAATAGGAGAATAAACACATCTATATATTTAAAATGAACAACGCTATATATTTAATATTTACCTTCCGGCTTTAAAACATCAGCCAAATGTCACCGGTCTTCCTTGAGCTCCTATTTATACATAGTATCTGTATCCCAATTGTAGGTGTATTAACTTATGGGTGGATTGAAATGACAGATATGGATAGAAATATACAAAATGAATTAACCGGACGGCCAAATCTCATGACAAACACTACCGCCCGGCTGGTCTGCTAAAGAAGAAAGCAAGACCATATGGAGGAACAAAATATCCAGCTAAAATCTAGTTCGCCACATTGACACTCATATTGGCGAAAATGGTGGGACCAAAATCAGTTTCTCCGATAAGGTAAATAAACTGCTGACCGGTTGCTCCAAAATCTGCTCCGCTAAGTGTGATGGAAGTTTTACCATTCACAGGCGCAGAGGCATAAAACTCCAGTCGTGGGTTTCCCATTACGACCCACCTGAGATCCGTCGCAGTACCCGTACCAAATGCAACGTTTGCAGTATACTCATAAGGGCCACCACTCAGACTAACATTGCGGGGTCCGGTCATGTTAAGCAACACTTTACTTTTTTTAATTAAGGTCTTTGTGGATACTGTTTTTCCTTTTGAACCCGTGTCATTATTTGCATTAACACTTAATGAACCAATCAAAATAAATAGCGACAAGCTTAAAATTACAGTCTTTTTCATTGTTTTTAATATTTAAGGGTTGATTAATAACTATTAACATACAATTTAGTTAAAATTATTATAATAAAACAAATAGATATAAAAATATTATTCTTCAGAAAAATAAAAACGTTTCACGTTAATACCCATTATCAACGAATCCCCTACCTGAACTCTTTAAAGGTATTTTAACAGGAAAAATCAGTTTTTATGTTCATCATGCTCAGTCAGCAGCAAATAAATCAACCTGTTTTTCCCATAAAACAATAGAAGTCCGCAGAGAAAAAATAAACCTATCTACCTATAAATGAGAAAGAAACAACAGCAACACAACTCAAAAAAGAAAAGTTCAGGTCAACATGTTTTTTTCAAAGAGATAATGACATCAAAATACATTTACATATTCACATCCAGATATCTATATATAAATAAATCCAAAACAAATCACATACATAGACATATTAACATCTAGACATCAATATATAATAGATGTATTGATATACTTATACATTGACACACACAGACCAGACCTAAGTACAAAACACCCTCTTAAAGCATCTATATCGCAATTTTAATCTGCTATATATTAATCACATATAGAATATATCCAGATATATTGAACCAAAGAAACATCCATATCAATATATCTTAGTATCATTGTGTTCTTGTATAAAGATATATTGATATGAAGATTATTGCTATAATAAACCATAAAGGTGGTACAGGGAAAACAACCTCCACCCTAAATATTGGCGCTGGATTAGCGCGTATAAAGAAGAAAACCTTACTGGTTGATATTGACCCTCAGTCGAACCTAACGGAGGGCTTAGGATTCAGGGATGTGAAAGTTTCGATTTACGACAGCATCAAAGACGATGTAGCACTTCCAATAGCATCCGTTTCAGAATACCTGGACATCATCCCCTCTTCTCTTGATTTATTAGGAGCAGAAATTGAACTGGTTTCCAGACTAGGAAGAGAAACCATCCTTAAAAGACTGTTAAAAAGTGTAGAAGGAAA comes from the Pedobacter sp. FW305-3-2-15-E-R2A2 genome and includes:
- a CDS encoding RNA polymerase sigma-70 factor, which produces MSESITSLGDKILLEKYSQGNTSAYNVLFKRYYDPLYGYALKNVKEAEIAEELTMDVMLGLWKTKGAVSIEDNLKAYLYRSVKNAIYNHYRKKILNTVSLELISEDSNHTSRSADHELDSKELEQVYRQKLNQLSPQRRKVYEMSREENMTYSEIARNLDLSVNTVENYMVASLNFFRKQLKEHADFTLILLISLLLG